Proteins encoded by one window of Corynebacterium amycolatum:
- a CDS encoding L-lactate dehydrogenase, translating into MKLSTGNKVVLIGAGDVGVAYAYSLVNQGTVDHLAIIDIDEKKTMGNVMDLNHGVVWASSRTKVTQGTYADCDDAALVVICAGAAQKPGETRLQLVDKNMKIMKSIVDSVMASGFDGLLLIASNPVDVLTYAAWKYSGLPHNRVFGSGTILDSARFRYMLGEYYDVSPMSVHAYIIGEHGDSELPVLSSANVAGVSLSKRLAADPALHDELEDIFIRTRDAAYEIIDAKGSTSYGIGMGLARITRAIFQNQEVALPVSAYLQGEYGHEDVFIGTPAIVNRRGIRRVIELELDEYEKKQLDKSIQTLRDVQDPFWK; encoded by the coding sequence ATGAAGCTATCCACAGGAAATAAGGTCGTGCTGATCGGCGCTGGCGACGTCGGCGTGGCATATGCGTACTCGCTGGTCAACCAAGGCACTGTCGACCATTTGGCAATCATTGACATCGACGAAAAGAAGACGATGGGCAACGTCATGGACTTAAACCATGGCGTCGTGTGGGCGTCGTCGCGCACCAAAGTCACTCAGGGCACGTACGCCGACTGTGACGATGCCGCGCTGGTAGTCATCTGTGCAGGCGCAGCACAAAAGCCCGGCGAGACTCGCCTACAGCTGGTGGACAAGAATATGAAAATTATGAAGTCCATCGTCGATTCCGTCATGGCCAGCGGTTTTGATGGGCTCCTACTGATCGCCTCCAACCCCGTCGACGTACTCACATACGCCGCGTGGAAGTACTCCGGGCTGCCACACAACCGTGTCTTCGGCTCCGGCACCATCTTGGACTCCGCACGTTTCCGTTACATGCTGGGTGAATACTACGATGTTTCCCCGATGAGCGTGCACGCATACATCATTGGTGAACACGGCGACTCCGAGCTGCCGGTGTTGTCCAGCGCCAACGTTGCAGGCGTCAGTCTGTCCAAGCGCCTCGCCGCCGACCCCGCGCTTCACGACGAGCTGGAGGACATCTTCATCCGAACCCGTGATGCCGCCTACGAGATTATCGATGCCAAGGGCTCCACTTCCTACGGAATCGGTATGGGTCTGGCCCGCATTACGCGCGCCATTTTCCAGAACCAAGAGGTAGCTCTGCCGGTCTCCGCATACTTGCAAGGTGAATACGGTCATGAGGACGTGTTCATCGGAACACCCGCCATTGTGAACCGTCGAGGAATTCGCCGCGTTATCGAGCTTGAGCTGGACGAATACGAAAAGAAGCAGCTGGACAAGTCCATTCAGACGCTCCGAGATGTGCAGGATCCATTCTGGAAGTAA